The following are encoded together in the Oceanobacillus zhaokaii genome:
- the rbsK gene encoding ribokinase: MQRIPAVCVVGSLNMDLTITTKKMPKQGETVIGEGFETYPGGKGANQAVAAARVGAKVTMIGAVGTDTFGNSLLENLSQEGINVEGISKISDVATGVASIIMSDHDNRIIVASGANAYVTPTLIDQHREHIYNSDIVLVQLETPIDAIVRTMEIANEYDIPVIVNPAPFRELPEAILTGSTFLTPNEIELVAMKRQSFSDSIREKIILTKGAEGVQFFEKGKSKVVKSHKVKVADTTGAGDTFNGALAAQLGSGVLLADAVNYANAAAALSVTKLGAQSGMPTDEEVKQFLKNNE; the protein is encoded by the coding sequence ATGCAAAGAATCCCAGCAGTTTGTGTAGTTGGAAGCTTGAATATGGATTTAACGATAACAACAAAGAAAATGCCCAAACAAGGTGAAACGGTGATTGGTGAAGGCTTTGAAACCTACCCAGGTGGTAAAGGAGCCAATCAAGCCGTAGCAGCTGCACGAGTAGGTGCAAAAGTAACGATGATTGGTGCAGTTGGAACCGATACTTTCGGTAATTCGCTGCTGGAAAATCTTTCACAAGAAGGGATTAATGTAGAGGGAATAAGCAAGATCTCTGATGTAGCTACAGGTGTTGCCAGCATAATAATGTCGGATCATGATAATCGCATCATTGTTGCCTCTGGTGCGAATGCATATGTTACGCCAACACTAATTGATCAGCATCGAGAGCACATCTATAATAGTGATATTGTGTTAGTTCAATTAGAAACACCGATAGATGCGATTGTACGCACAATGGAAATTGCAAATGAATACGATATACCTGTTATTGTAAACCCTGCTCCATTCCGAGAGCTGCCAGAAGCTATTCTTACCGGCAGTACATTTCTAACCCCAAATGAAATTGAACTTGTAGCAATGAAGCGGCAATCTTTTTCCGATTCTATTCGCGAAAAGATTATCCTTACAAAAGGAGCAGAAGGGGTTCAGTTTTTTGAAAAAGGAAAGTCAAAAGTTGTGAAAAGTCATAAAGTGAAAGTGGCAGATACAACTGGTGCGGGAGATACATTTAATGGTGCATTAGCAGCCCAGCTTGGGAGTGGAGTCCTGCTTGCTGATGCTGTTAACTATGCTAATGCAGCTGCCGCTCTATCTGTAACGAAACTTGGTGCACAGAGTGGGATGCCTACCGATGAAGAAGTTAAACAATTCCTAAAAAATAACGAATAG
- a CDS encoding MBL fold metallo-hydrolase, with translation MLINITENIDKLVIQFPGGMGELNSYLFKGENGYTVVDTGVYSDQAIEIWNQVLTSGIKVEKVVLTHTHQDHIGIAKWFQEQIHVPVIVSKMGYEEMKLNRRPKFVEEFKDLLLAHGAPGIPENMRNQSFIYDFEPDGFFENHEQIMLGNDTYETVWTPGHAPDHYCFYNRKKRIMVIGDHVLKGISPVIGLWSGIEANPLKEYRNSLDLIKDYPTDIALPGHGELIHNLSERVGELEERHQQRLEQVLALVMQEGKSAYDICMEIYGTLNIIIYLSPFMSCLTRLIYLESIGKVYRKEVNGKFLFRANS, from the coding sequence ATGCTGATTAATATTACGGAAAATATCGATAAACTAGTAATTCAATTTCCAGGTGGAATGGGGGAATTAAATAGTTATTTGTTTAAGGGAGAAAATGGCTATACGGTAGTGGATACAGGCGTCTATTCTGATCAAGCAATCGAAATATGGAACCAGGTTCTCACAAGTGGAATAAAAGTTGAAAAAGTAGTTTTGACACATACACATCAAGATCATATCGGGATTGCCAAGTGGTTTCAGGAACAAATTCATGTGCCAGTGATTGTCTCTAAAATGGGCTACGAGGAGATGAAGCTTAATCGAAGGCCTAAATTTGTGGAGGAGTTTAAAGATTTACTACTTGCACATGGTGCACCTGGTATTCCAGAAAATATGCGAAATCAGTCCTTTATCTATGATTTTGAACCAGATGGATTTTTCGAAAATCATGAGCAGATTATGCTTGGAAATGATACATATGAAACGGTTTGGACTCCGGGACATGCGCCAGATCATTACTGCTTTTATAATCGAAAAAAAAGGATAATGGTCATTGGTGATCATGTGCTAAAGGGAATCTCACCTGTGATTGGGCTATGGTCTGGGATAGAAGCAAATCCATTAAAGGAATATCGTAATTCTTTAGATCTGATAAAAGATTATCCGACAGACATTGCATTACCAGGACATGGAGAGCTAATTCATAATTTATCTGAGCGGGTAGGGGAATTGGAAGAACGTCACCAACAACGTTTAGAGCAAGTATTGGCATTGGTTATGCAGGAAGGAAAATCTGCTTACGATATATGTATGGAAATTTATGGGACCCTAAATATAATCATTTATCTTAGTCCATTTATGTCCTGTCTCACCCGCTTAATTTATTTGGAATCAATCGGAAAAGTATATAGGAAAGAAGTAAATGGAAAGTTTCTATTCCGTGCAAATAGCTGA